One Drosophila willistoni isolate 14030-0811.24 chromosome XL unlocalized genomic scaffold, UCI_dwil_1.1 Seg142, whole genome shotgun sequence genomic region harbors:
- the LOC6644483 gene encoding uncharacterized protein LOC6644483 yields the protein MSTALHESGRNATFFWLVLLLVTATALPASKLDRKPESHHLQIGVEGAMPTLIVAQQEQQQQQKQSSPTPPPPLPPTTTKTTTTRTTMGDNALNVTKANFEFNTTTTTFQTTTEQTTKATTTLKTTNIYSPVVHLLDLEQTVAPPINSGHDGEKFTRKKQLQQENYPTTRPTTFTTTTIESEMERIPTSPTTSTTTTLGTTTTTTTSITPKPKHNGYLGPIFMGEKTFSVLHPLKKPKQEPPSNDNNNNNNKHVSSIESQLRNGRIVEILAPTALLEQNTADSTIAPPTAPPASLAASSSSLKLSTTVFQVAADMQTSTSTATSGPAEETLASLQAQLPPRTESKISDIQIEVYDSTVDSIVASTNFRDNEGYYARPAMDVGEAEETGMGGTTKPPTQPMIQERFTQYVIDRADVSTQPAAGLGKQVPAAIEIHINVSEALGGESEDLEFSYRQPSNAPNEKSSKLSDEILVVEIIDNGDNSTENSASGSAEHINPIFTFRSDAAIATPQVRPPQLPQDAQDELFMADVKGDVPRPPPPPPPPPPRKPSAIDRDSDTIFYISNTEVKVGESLPTVSSAGATLEQQQQRKMQLENQFFPANYMMERTSVATPRYEEDIILSPLHHNAADTLKIFRSGSSSGNTGDGAPPLDVTYVGESVIEVEQQSPAASQSTTMRSLPSSSSPMPDIIIQPAVLPDLAIGVPVIGELPPQIELKEIDYMPGELGLSPNGIGIYENEIQGNSLTMDTDSESEPDVIESSIQYGGDLIDDGAGGGFDGVEGSYPFDSPAHRMQQAVAPHHHHLHRENEPMAEMLNATLLQHNDSGAGASAMAPLLANGSQMPERMGNATALSEDPSNDFDGFLNLFAVSMGLIIVILPSALLVSMYCAVRYMLNKNTATGAQGDDSEQGQDSAKNEDISRNARETKMHTDKDGVFVVEVARGIDSKQMPPDSPGVLETTELPFDTKQQANGLHVLNEQSLPPSHEQVQIHAPPIDFANSQPASAIASMVGGTSSTLHLIEEEEQQLNDPELESDQNLEQEKIAQTGLSQSDLSSTSSGDSNKRYTYGNQELYIIEQPGYATISPTAQPIIPNPSPPTEEVSNNNNEKEQEQQPAEEAEPQIEPKPEPKPQAEPQRESQPELQSEPQSEPQLEPQSEPQSEPQSEPQLEPQLEPQSETQTETLENIAVPPAAFGNYHQADETDDKGDLKQEENTYDSLMSLPAPPSTEEIKELNDFTLIESNQLDSLPPPPPPPPPPPTDANGNGHAKTEEQFDAEAGATIGNGNGNDNATSKVVVPVASVSVCVTQPSDEPTTLTPPASPPATPPPQPPATIYGSGNGQLTNGIIHPMPVDVNGS from the exons ATGTCAACTGCATTACATGAAAGTGGGCGTAACGCCACCTTCTTTTGGCTAGTGTTACTTCTGGTAACCGCAACTGCATTGCCAGCATCCAAACTGGATCGAAAACCCGAGTCACATCATTTGCAGATTGGTGTTGAAGGGGCGATGCCCACTTTGATAGTTGCCCagcaagagcagcagcagcaacagaaacaatcatcaccaacaccaccaccaccgctaccaccaacaacaacaaaaactacaacaacaaggaCGACAATGGGTGATAATGCTTTAAATGTAACCAaagcaaattttgaatttaacaCCACAACAACCACATTTCAAACCACCACTGAGCAAACAACAAAGGCAACAACCACTCTGAagacaacaaatatatattcacCGGTGGTGCATTTGTTGGACTTGGAGCAAACAGTGGCGCCACCTATCAATAGTGGACACGATGGCGAAAAGTTTACACGGAAGAAGCAATTGCAGCAGGAGAATTATCCAACCACCAGACCAACCACTTTTACAACAACCACAATTGAAAGTGAAATGGAACGCATACCAACAAGTCCCACCActagcaccaccaccactctaggcaccaccaccaccaccaccacctccaTCACTCCTAAGCCCAAACACAATGGCTACTTGGGTCCAATTTTTATGGGTGAGAAAACGTTTAGTGTATTGCATCCACTTAAGAAACCCAAACAAGAACCACccagcaacgacaacaacaacaacaacaacaaacatgtGTCATCAATTGAATCGCAATTACGGAATGGACGCATCGTTGAGATCTTGGCACCGACAGCTTTGTTAGAGCAGAATACCGCAGACTCGACAATTGCCCCACCAACTGCACCGCCCGCCTCATTGGCTGCATCTTCGTCGTCGTTGAAGCTATCGACAACGGTTTTTCAAGTGGCTGCCGATATGCAGACAAGCACCAGCACCGCAACTAGTGGACCAGCCGAGGAGACGTTGGCCTCCCTCCAAGCCCAATTGCCGCCGCGTACCGAATCGAAAATATCAGATATTCAGATTGAAGTTTACGATTCCACGGTCGATTCGATTGTTGCCTCAACCAATTTTCGGGACAATGAAGGCTACTATGCCCGGCCAGCTATGGATGTGGGAGAGGCGGAAGAAACGGGAATGGGTGGCACCACTAAGCCACCCACCCAACCGATGATTCAAGAGCGTTTCACACAGTATGTAATCGATAGAGCCGATGTTTCTACTCAACCTGCGGCAGGATTGGGCAAGCAAGTGCCAGCGGCCATTGAGATTCACATCAATGTGTCCGAAGCCCTGGGCGGGGAGAGTGAAGATCTAGAGTTCTCATATCGTCAGCCAAGCAATGCTCCAAATGAGAAGTCCAGCAAGCTAAGCGATGAGATTTTGGTGGTGGAAATCATTGACAACGGAGACAACAGCACTGAGAATTCGGCCAGTGGCAGTGCCGAGCATATAAATCCGATTTTTACATTCCGTTCGGATGCGGCCATAGCCACACCTCAAGTACGACCACCCCAATTGCCGCAGGATGCTCAAGATGAACTGTTTATGGCGGATGTGAAGGGCGATGTGCCACGACCACCGCctccaccaccgccgccgccgccacgtAAACCCAGTGCCATTGATCGTGACTCGGATACGATTTTCTACATTTCCAATACGGAGGTTAAGGTGGGTGAATCTCTGCCCACAGTTAGCAGTGCAGGCGCTACtttggagcagcagcaacaacgtAAAATGCAATTGGAGAATCAATTCTTCCCTGCCAACTATATGATGGAGCGAACATCTGTTGCCACGCCCCGCTATGAGGAGGATATCATATTATCACCCTTGCATCACAATGCGGCAGACACCTTGAAGATCTTTcgcagtggcagcagcagcggcaataCTGGAGATGGAGCACCACCTCTCGATGTCACCTATGTGGGTGAATCGGTAATCGAGGTGGAGCAACAGTCCCCAGCAGCCAGTCAGTCAACCACCATGAGATCATTGCCGAGCAGTAGTTCCCCAATGCCCGACATTATCATACAGCCAGCAGTTCTACCCGATTTGGCAATTGGAGTGCCTGTTATTGGTGAACTTCCACCACAGATTGAGCTCAAGGAGATCGACTATATGCCCGGTGAATTGGGACTCAGTCCAAATGGCATTGGGATCTATGAGAACGAAATACAAGGCAATTCCTTGACCATGGACACGGATAGTGAAAGTGAACCGGATGTCATCGAAAGCTCCATACAATACGGTGGCGATCTAATTGATGACGGAGCTGGTGGTGGTTTCGATGGCGTCGAGGGTTCCTATCCCTTTGACAGTCCCGCCCATCGTATGCAACAGGCGGTGGCTCCGCACCATCATCATTTGCATCGAGAAAACGAACCCATGGCCGAGATGTTGAATGCCACTCTACTGCAACACAATGACAGTGGAGCCGGGGCATCGGCCATGGCTCCACTTCTGGCCAATGGCAGTCAAATGCCCGAACGTATGGGCAATGCAACAGCTTTATCTGAAGATCCTTCAAACGATTTTGATG GTTTCCTCAATCTATTTGCAGTTTCCATGGGTCTGATTATAGTTATTCTACCCTCGGCTCTGTTGGTCTCAATGTATTGTGCTGTTCG TTATATGCTAAACAAGAATACAGCAACGGGTGCCCAAGGCGATGACAGCGAACAGGGCCAGGACTCGGCTAAAAATGAG GACATTTCGAGAAATGCTCGCGAAACGAAAATGCACACGGACAAGGATGGAGTGTTTGTGGTGGAGGTGGCACGTGGCATCGATTCGAAACAAATGCCACCAGACAGTCCTGGTGTGCTGGAGACAACCGAATTGCCCTTCGATACCAAGCAGCAGGCGAATGGATTGCATGTGCTCAATGAGCAATCGCTGCCACCCAGTCACGAGCAGGTGCAAATCCATGCCCCACCCATAGATTTTGCCAATTCACAGCCAGCATCAGCGATTGCATCAATGGTTGGTGGCACTTCGAGTACTTTGCACTTGATTGAAGAGGAGGAACAGCAACTGAATGATCCCGAATTAGAGTCAGACCAAAACCTAGAACAAGAGAAAATCGCACAGACGGGCTTATCTCAATCTGATCTTAGTTCCACATCGTCGGGTGACTCAAACAAACGTTACACATATGGCAACCAGGAGTTGTATATTATTGAGCAGCCGGGCTATGCAACTATTTCGCCAACAGCTCAGCCAATAATACCGAATCCAAGTCCACCCACAGAAGAAGtaagtaacaacaacaacgaaaaggAGCAAGAACAGCAGCCGGCAGAGGAGGCAGAGCCACAGATTGAACCTAAACCTGAACCAAAGCCACAGGCAGAGCCACAGAGAGAGTCCCAGCCAGAACTACAGTCAGAGCCACAGTCAGAGCCACAGTTGGAGCCACAGTCAGAGCCACAGTCAGAGCCACAGTCAGAGCCACAGTTAGAGCCACAGTTAGAGCCACAGTCAGAGACGCAGACTGAGACATTGGAAAATATTGCTGTACCCCCAGCAGCATTTGGTAATTATCATCAAGCTGATGAGACTGATGACAAGGGTGACCTAAAGCAGGAGGAAAATACCTATGATAGCCTAATGAGTTTGCCGGCTCCGCCATCCACAGAGGAAATCAAAGAGCTAAACGATTTTACGCTCATCGAATCGAATCAATTGGATTCGTTGCccccaccaccgccaccaccgccaccaccaccaaccgATGCTAATGGCAATGGACATGCTAAAACCGAAGAACAATTCGATGCGGAAGCAGGAGCCACCattggcaatggcaatggtaaTGATAATGCTACCAGCAAGGTCGTTGTCCCAGTTGCCTCCGTCTCTGTTTGCGTCACTCAGCCAAGCGATGAGCCAACCACTTTAACGCCCCCCGCCTCGCCGCCAGCAACACCGCCGCCACAACCACCAGCGACCATCTATGGCAGCGGCAATGGTCAGCTCACCAATGGCATCATTCATCCTATGCCAGTTGATGTCAATGGAAGTTAA